One window of Suricata suricatta isolate VVHF042 chromosome 6, meerkat_22Aug2017_6uvM2_HiC, whole genome shotgun sequence genomic DNA carries:
- the NPM1 gene encoding nucleophosmin isoform X1, whose amino-acid sequence MEDSMDMDMSPLRPQNYLFGCELKADKDYHFKVDNDENEHQLSLRTVSLGAGAKDELHIVEAEAMNYEGSPIKVTLATLKMSVQPTVSLGGFEITPPVVLRLKCGSGPVHISGQHLVAVEEDAESEEEEEEDVKLLSISGKRSAPGSGSKVPQKKVKLAADEDDDEDDDDDDDDEDDDDDDFDDEEAEEKAPVKKSIRDTPAKNAQKSNQNGKDSKPSTPRSKGQESFKKQEKTPKTPKGPSSVEDIKAKMQASIEKGGSLPKVEAKFINYVKNCFRMTDQEAIQDLWQWRKSL is encoded by the exons ATGGAAGATTCGATGGACATGGATATGAGCCCCCTGAGGCCCCAGAACTATCTTTTCG gttGTGAACTAAAGGCTGACAAAGATTATCATTTTAAAGTGGATAATGATGAAAACGAACACCAGCTATCTTTAAGAACG GTCAGTTTAGGGGCTGGTGCAAAGGATGAATTGCACATTGTTGAAGCAGAGGCAATGAATTACGAAGGCAGTCCAATTAAAGTCACACTGGCAACTTTGAAAATGTCTGTACAGCCAACG gtttCCCTTGGGGGTTTTGAAATAACACCACCTGTGGTCTTACGGTTGAAATGTGGTTCAGGACCTGTGCATATTAGTGGACAGCACTTAGTAG ctgTGGAGGAAGATGCAGAGtcggaagaggaagaggaagaggatgtgAAGCTTCTTAGTATATCTGGAAAGCGTTCTGCCCCTGGAAGTGGTAGCAAAGTTCCACAG aaaaaagtaaaacttgctGCCGATGAAGATGACGATGAAGATGacgatgatgacgatgatgatgaagA tgatgatgatgatgattttgatgatgaggaagctgaagaaaaGGCTCCAGTAAAGAAA TCTATACGAGATACTCCAgccaaaaatgcacaaaaatctAACCAGAATGGAAAAGACTCAAAACCATCAACACCAAGATCAAAA GGTCAAGAATCtttcaaaaaacaggaaaagactcCCAAAACACCAAAAGGACCTAGTTCTGTAGAAGACATTAAAGCAAAAATGCAAGCAAGTATAGAAAAA GGTGGTTCTCTTCCTAAAGTGGAAGCCAAGTTCATCAATTATGTGAAGAATTGCTTCCGGATGACTGACCAGGAG gctATTCAAGATCTCTGGCAGTGGAGGAAGTctctttaa
- the NPM1 gene encoding nucleophosmin isoform X2, giving the protein MEDSMDMDMSPLRPQNYLFGCELKADKDYHFKVDNDENEHQLSLRTVSLGAGAKDELHIVEAEAMNYEGSPIKVTLATLKMSVQPTVSLGGFEITPPVVLRLKCGSGPVHISGQHLVAVEEDAESEEEEEEDVKLLSISGKRSAPGSGSKVPQKKVKLAADEDDDEDDDDDDDDEDDDDDDFDDEEAEEKAPVKKSIRDTPAKNAQKSNQNGKDSKPSTPRSKGQESFKKQEKTPKTPKGPSSVEDIKAKMQASIEKAN; this is encoded by the exons ATGGAAGATTCGATGGACATGGATATGAGCCCCCTGAGGCCCCAGAACTATCTTTTCG gttGTGAACTAAAGGCTGACAAAGATTATCATTTTAAAGTGGATAATGATGAAAACGAACACCAGCTATCTTTAAGAACG GTCAGTTTAGGGGCTGGTGCAAAGGATGAATTGCACATTGTTGAAGCAGAGGCAATGAATTACGAAGGCAGTCCAATTAAAGTCACACTGGCAACTTTGAAAATGTCTGTACAGCCAACG gtttCCCTTGGGGGTTTTGAAATAACACCACCTGTGGTCTTACGGTTGAAATGTGGTTCAGGACCTGTGCATATTAGTGGACAGCACTTAGTAG ctgTGGAGGAAGATGCAGAGtcggaagaggaagaggaagaggatgtgAAGCTTCTTAGTATATCTGGAAAGCGTTCTGCCCCTGGAAGTGGTAGCAAAGTTCCACAG aaaaaagtaaaacttgctGCCGATGAAGATGACGATGAAGATGacgatgatgacgatgatgatgaagA tgatgatgatgatgattttgatgatgaggaagctgaagaaaaGGCTCCAGTAAAGAAA TCTATACGAGATACTCCAgccaaaaatgcacaaaaatctAACCAGAATGGAAAAGACTCAAAACCATCAACACCAAGATCAAAA GGTCAAGAATCtttcaaaaaacaggaaaagactcCCAAAACACCAAAAGGACCTAGTTCTGTAGAAGACATTAAAGCAAAAATGCAAGCAAGTATAGAAAAA GCGAATTGA